Proteins from a genomic interval of Streptomyces fodineus:
- a CDS encoding MarR family winged helix-turn-helix transcriptional regulator, which translates to MAVKTADARLEERWRDILAVHARTMCEIDRALHPHGLGASDFEVLDILATESPAQGDQCRVQNLVGRVHLSQSALSRLIGRLEKDGLVERSVCAEDRRGVWVALTPKGRALHTEVLPLQRAVLERMLTGQERWSTGQDH; encoded by the coding sequence ATGGCAGTCAAGACGGCCGACGCCCGGCTCGAGGAACGGTGGCGGGACATCCTCGCCGTGCACGCGCGCACGATGTGCGAGATCGACCGGGCCCTGCACCCGCACGGGCTGGGCGCCAGCGACTTCGAGGTGCTGGACATCCTCGCGACCGAGTCGCCCGCGCAGGGCGACCAGTGCCGGGTGCAGAATCTGGTCGGCCGGGTGCATCTCAGCCAGAGCGCGCTGTCCCGGCTGATCGGCCGGCTGGAGAAGGACGGTCTGGTCGAGCGCTCGGTGTGCGCGGAGGACCGGCGCGGGGTGTGGGTGGCGCTCACCCCCAAGGGCCGCGCACTGCACACCGAGGTGCTGCCGCTGCAGCGCGCCGTACTGGAGCGCATGCTGACCGGGCAGGAGCGCTGGAGCACCGGGCAGGATCACTGA
- the pqqB gene encoding pyrroloquinoline quinone biosynthesis protein PqqB, with amino-acid sequence MRIVLLGTAAGGGFPQWNCACALCMAARDGKLPSRTQECAAVSGNGRDWWLLNASPDLRTQLAATPALWPGPGPRDTSLRGALLTDAEADHVTGLAELRGAARLKVYAAPPVRAVLAPARAALDRYGPWEWADSLADGGFVLAGGLVVTAHPVGAKIPKYVPAQAPGPAGPWVTAYRVESLASGGVLVYAPCVGAWSPALDELCAEADCVLLDGTFYAADEMGTTVRSGAGQAAMGHLPVTGPDGTLAALARHRGARRIYTHLNNTNPLLDPASPARARIAEEGVEVLSDGAEVVLQ; translated from the coding sequence GTGAGGATCGTCCTGCTGGGTACCGCCGCCGGGGGCGGCTTCCCGCAGTGGAACTGCGCCTGCGCGCTGTGCATGGCCGCCCGGGACGGCAAGCTGCCCTCCCGCACCCAGGAGTGCGCCGCCGTCAGCGGCAACGGCCGCGACTGGTGGCTCCTGAACGCCTCGCCCGACCTGCGCACCCAGCTCGCCGCCACACCGGCGCTGTGGCCAGGACCCGGCCCCCGGGACACCTCGCTGCGCGGTGCCCTGCTCACCGACGCCGAGGCCGACCACGTCACCGGCCTCGCCGAGCTGCGCGGAGCGGCGCGCCTGAAGGTCTACGCTGCCCCGCCGGTCCGCGCCGTTCTGGCCCCCGCCCGCGCCGCCCTGGACCGCTACGGCCCCTGGGAGTGGGCGGACAGCCTGGCCGACGGCGGCTTCGTGCTGGCCGGCGGGCTGGTGGTCACGGCCCATCCGGTGGGCGCGAAGATCCCGAAGTACGTACCGGCGCAGGCGCCGGGACCGGCCGGGCCGTGGGTGACGGCGTACCGCGTCGAGTCACTGGCCAGCGGGGGAGTACTGGTGTACGCGCCCTGTGTGGGCGCCTGGAGCCCGGCGCTGGACGAGCTGTGCGCCGAGGCCGACTGTGTGCTGCTGGACGGCACCTTCTACGCGGCCGACGAGATGGGCACGACGGTACGGTCCGGCGCCGGACAGGCCGCCATGGGCCATCTGCCCGTCACGGGCCCGGACGGCACCCTCGCCGCACTGGCCCGCCATCGCGGCGCGCGCCGGATCTACACCCACCTCAACAACACGAACCCGCTGCTCGACCCGGCGTCACCGGCACGCGCGCGTATCGCCGAGGAGGGCGTCGAGGTCCTGTCCGACGGGGCCGAAGTGGTGCTTCAGTGA
- a CDS encoding VOC family protein: MTAGVQTIIYPVKDKDRAKALFTALLGVEPYADQPYYVGFKAEGQDVGLDPNGHAQGLTGPVPFWHVTDLRERLAALLAAGAEVVQDVRDVGNGRLIASVKDPDGNLIGLLQDPAA; encoded by the coding sequence ATGACCGCCGGCGTGCAGACGATCATCTACCCCGTCAAGGACAAGGACCGTGCCAAGGCCCTGTTCACCGCCCTGCTGGGTGTCGAGCCGTACGCGGACCAGCCCTACTACGTCGGCTTCAAGGCCGAGGGCCAGGACGTCGGCCTCGACCCGAACGGGCACGCTCAGGGCCTGACCGGGCCGGTGCCGTTCTGGCACGTCACCGACCTCCGGGAGCGCCTCGCGGCCCTGCTGGCGGCGGGCGCCGAGGTGGTCCAGGACGTGCGGGACGTCGGCAACGGCCGGCTGATCGCCTCCGTGAAGGACCCCGACGGCAACCTGATCGGCCTTCTTCAGGACCCGGCCGCCTGA